A region of Vitis riparia cultivar Riparia Gloire de Montpellier isolate 1030 chromosome 12, EGFV_Vit.rip_1.0, whole genome shotgun sequence DNA encodes the following proteins:
- the LOC117925921 gene encoding probable serine/threonine-protein kinase PBL25: MGSHLKKEKVFIYGHVDCNIAVMKGKDVATLMVPKASGCSQIPPKITRVDAANIITPDQPQTQPDDEDLNDLQEDLCRPAPAPQSPCWYPLAWRTGFPRSFTLTELEEITNRFGDENIVLDHGDIKLYDGILQETPVLVQRFSGNDQGKFWSEFKILSRVRHRNIMNLVGYCCTGSCLFLLFDYPCMGSLEVNLRHNAVTRKKMILKSGFIMYEVEDKAENLSWRLRWYIAQEIGVTLRYLHEECADGPIVHLSVCSSSIVFSHGCSTMLCNFSTAKLLKDDTPFNEASQAECPKVEQDEYLSADVHDYGVLLLELIAGKSASDFEAQGSGQSLIDWALPLLENDSLGEVMDPRIADTDDVRLVHHMARAALFCLKNDSGRRLSISEVLAVVRGDKGWISKYPHC, from the exons ATGGGCAGCCACTTGAAGAAGGAGAAGGTGTTCATCTATGGCCATGTAGACTGCAACATTGCAGTGATGAAAGGAAAAGATGTTGCAACCTTAATGGTACCAAAAGCTTCGGGGTGTTCACAAATTCCCCCAAAAATCACTAGAGTTGACGCTGCAAATATCATCACACCAGATCAACCCCAGACACAGCCAGATGATGAAGACCTAAATGATCTTCAAGAAGACTTATGTCGGCCAGCACCAGCTCCTCAAAGTCCTTGCTGGTATCCCCTTGCATGGAGAACTGGTTTCCCTCGCTCTTTCACTCTCACTGAGCTTGAAGAGATAACAAATAGGTTTGGCGATGAGAATATTGTTTTAGACCACGGGGACATCAAACTTTACGACGGGATCCTGCAGGAAACACCTGTTTTAGTCCAGCGTTTCTCTGGAAATGATCAAGGCAAGTTCTGGTCAGAATTCAAGATCCTCTCCCGTGTCCGCCATCGCAATATCATGAACCTTGTTGGATACTGCTGCACTGGCTCTTGTTTGTTCTTGCTCTTCGACTACCCATGTATGGGTAGCCTTGAAGTGAACCTCCGAC ACAATGCTGTTACTAGGAAGAAGATGATTTTGAAATCAGGTTTCATTATGTATGAAGTTGAAGATAAGGCTGAGAACCTCTCATGGAGATTAAGGTGGTATATTGCTCAAGAAATAGGAGTAACTTTGCGCTATCTTCATGAGGAATGTGCTGATGGACCCATTGTACACCTGTCTGTTTGCTCCTCTAGTATAGTATTTTCTCACGGTTGCTCTACCATG CTATGCAACTTCTCAACGGCTAAGTTGCTCAAGGATGATACTCCCTTCAATGAAGCTTCACAAGCAGA ATGCCCCAAGGTAGAGCAAGACGAGTACCTTTCTGCTGATGTACACGATTATGGGGTGCTCCTCTTGGAGCTCATAGCTGGAAAGAGTGCCAGTGACTTTGAGGCACAAGGCAGTGGACAGTCCTTGATTGATTGG GCACTGCCACTTCTGGAAAATGATTCCCTCGGTGAAGTGATGGATCCCAGAATAGCGGATACTGATGATGTTAGGCTGGTCCATCATATGGCACGAGCTGCACTGTTCTGCCTGAAAAACGATTCCGGTCGGAGGTTATCTATAAGTGAG GTGTTAGCAGTGGTTCGAGGTGATAAAGGGTGGATATCTAAGTACCCACATTGTTGA